A single genomic interval of Orcinus orca chromosome 19, mOrcOrc1.1, whole genome shotgun sequence harbors:
- the RAB5C gene encoding ras-related protein Rab-5C, with amino-acid sequence MAGRGGAARPNGPAAGNKICQFKLVLLGESAVGKSSLVLRFVKGQFHEYQESTIGAAFLTQTVCLDDTTVKFEIWDTAGQERYHSLAPMYYRGAQAAIVVYDITNTDTFARAKNWVKELQRQASPNIVIALAGNKADLASKRAVEFQEAQAYAEDNSLLFMETSAKTAMNVNEIFMAIAKKLPKNEPQNTACAPGRNRGVDLQENNPASRSQCCSN; translated from the exons ATGGCGGGTCGGGGAGGTGCAGCACGACCCAACGGACCAGCTGCTGGGAACAAGATCTGTCAGTTTAAGCTGGTCCTGCTGGGGGAGTCCGCAGTGGGCAAATCCAGCCTCGTCCTCCGCTTTGTCAAGGGTCAATTCCACGAGTACCAGGAGAGCACAATTGGAG CGGCCTTCCTCACACAGACCGTCTGCTTGGACGACACAACAGTCAAGTTTGAGATCTGGGACACAGCTGGACAGGAGCGGTATCACAGCCTGGCCCCCATGTACTATCGGGGGGCCCAGGCTGCCATCGTGGTCTACGACATCACCAACACA GATACGTTTGCACGGGCCAAGAACTGGGTGAAGGAGTTGCAGAGGCAGGCCAGCCCCAACATCGTCATCGCGCTCGCGGGCAACAAGGCCGACCTGGCCAGCAAGAGAGCCGTGGAGTTCCAG GAAGCACAAGCCTATGCAGAGGACAACAGTTTGCTGTTTATGGAGACATCAGCAAAGACTGCGATGAACGTGAATGAAATTTTCATGGCAATAG CTAAGAAGCTTCCCAAGAACGAGCCCCAGAATACAGCTTGTGCTCCGGGCCGGAACCGAGGAGTGGACCTCCAGGAGAACAACCCTGCCAGCCGGAGCCAGTGCTGCAGCAACTGA
- the HSPB9 gene encoding LOW QUALITY PROTEIN: heat shock protein beta-9 (The sequence of the model RefSeq protein was modified relative to this genomic sequence to represent the inferred CDS: inserted 2 bases in 1 codon) — MQRVSSSLPNGSQSASRCPSVAFTEQNQVXTLPVRQLAEDVAAVRGGFQMKMYAHGFTPEELVVQVDGGCLMVTGQRQLEGCDPDGSGFRVAQKVHQQMSLPPDLDPAAVTCCLTPSGQLCVRGQCRVLPSPEAQTGPASRLRSRASKKGSKLA, encoded by the exons ATGCAGCGGGTCAGTAGCAGTCTCCCCAACGGGAGCCAGTCGGCGTCCCGATGTCCCAGCGTGGCCTTTACTGAACAGAACCAGGT CACCCTGCCGGTGCGGCAGCTCGCGGAAGATGTGGCAGCTGTACGGGGTGGCTTCCAGATGAAGATGTATGCCCACGGCTTCACCCCTGAGGAGCTGGTGGTTCAAGTGGACGGCGGATGCCTGATGGTGACTGGCCAGCGGCAACTGGAGGGCTGTGACCCGGATGGGAGCGGCTTCCGCGTGGCGCAGAAGGTGCACCAGCAAATGTCATTACCACCGGACCTGGATCCCGCCGCCGTGACCTGCTGCCTGACCCCCTCTGGCCAGCTGTGCGTCCGTGGCCAGTGCCGGGTGCTGCCTTCCCCTGAAGCCCAAACAGGACCCGCCTCAAGACTCAGGAGCCGTGCCTCTAAGAAGGGTTCCAAACTAGCCTGA